The Prinia subflava isolate CZ2003 ecotype Zambia chromosome 15, Cam_Psub_1.2, whole genome shotgun sequence genome contains a region encoding:
- the INSYN1 gene encoding inhibitory synaptic factor 1 codes for MDSRSRRDAQRTERPGSGTGSTGTGTGTGPSEGEGERERIRGRMRMVIGQLEGILRELKEVAKELREVVSQIDRLTSDFALDLEPDAWTPATASSTSSSDRGGASLELGPLDFAASDVLSDSWEFCSFLDASTPSDPGDCPEPPRPPPARLMNGGVPLANGPRGGGGTPDSSSEECFGSAAVPKIPAQRPAGTRERVRFSDKVLYHALCCDDDGDNDAGADAPDDPARKGPREQLPRNPGTIPIRRATRNSSTQTVADKSTQTLLPYIPARQRIPNKN; via the exons ATGGACTCGCGGAGCCGCCGGGATGCGCAGCGCACGGAGCGGCCCGGCAGCGGCACCGGCAGCACCGGCACCGGAACCGGTACCGGCCCTAGCGAGGGCGAGGGCGAGCGGGAGCGCATCCGCGGCCGCATGAGGATGGTGATCGGGCAGCTGGAGGGCATCCTGCGGGAGCTCAAGGAGGTGGCCAAGGAGCTCCGCGAG GTCGTTTCCCAGATCGACCGCCTGACGTCGGACTTTGCTCTGGACCTGGAGCCGGACGCTTGGACTCCGGCCACGGCCAGCAGCACGTCCAGCAGTGACCGGGGCGGCGCCAGCCTCGAGCTGGGCCCGCTGGACTTCGCCGCCTCCGACGTCCTCTCGGACAGCTGGGAattctgctccttcctggacGCCTCCACTCCCTCAGACCCCGGCGATTGTCCGgagccgccgcggccgccgccggcccggcTGATGAACGGGGGGGTCCCCTTGGCCAACGGCCCCCGCGGGGGCGGGGGGACCCCGGATTCCTCCAGCGAGGAATGCTTCGGGAGCGCCGCCGTTCCCAAAATCCCGGCGCAGCGGCCGGCGGGGACGCGGGAGCGCGTCCGCTTCAGCGACAAGGTGCTCTACCACGCCCTGTGCTGCGACGACGACGGCGACAACGATGCCGGCGCCGATGCTCCCGACGATCCCGCCAGGAAGGGGCCTCGGGAGCAGCTCCCGAGGAATCCGGGCACGATCCCGATCCGCAGGGCcaccaggaacagcagcacccaGACCGTGGCTGATAAGAGCACGCAGACGTTGCTGCCGTACATCCCGGCCAGGCAGAGAATTCCCAACAAAAACTGA
- the CD276 gene encoding CD276 antigen isoform X1 codes for MLFPVLILSLGLAGAMEIQVPEEPVVALFGHDATLLCSFSPEANFSVAELSLIWQLTDTKRLVHGFSGGRDLLQDQGRGYANRTALFYDQLEQGNVSLLLRSVRIADEGSFTCFVRVRDYNSAAVTLQVAAPYSKPSVHLEPSKDLKPGDVAVVTCHASRGYPEASVLWQDGRGANLTANVTTSQVANEEGLFEVRSVLRVLVEPSVTYSCLVLNAVLRQQGHASVTITGQPLAFPAVALWVTVALAVCVVVLLGVLAFVCHQKIRESCREDEERAALQLLETTESREGREQEID; via the exons GTGCCATGGAGATCCAGGTGCCCGAGGAGCCCGTGGTGGCCCTGTTCGGCCACGACgccaccctgctctgctccttctcGCCCGAGGCCAACTTCAGCGTGGCGGAGCTGAGCCTCATCTGGCAGCTGACGGACACCAAGCGCCTGGTGCACGGCTTCTCCGGCGGCCGCGACCTGCTGCAGGACCAGGGCCGCGGCTACGCCAACCGCACCGCGCTCTTCTACgaccagctggagcagggaaacgtgtccctgctgctgcgGAGCGTGCGGATCGCCGACGAGGGCAGCTTCACCTGCTTCGTGCGCGTCCGCGACTACAACAGCGCCGCGGTCACGCTGCAggtggcag ctccctaCTCCAAGCCCAGCGTGCACCTGGAGCCCAGCAAGGACCTGAAGCCGGGCGACGTGGCCGTGGTGACGTGCCACGCGTCCCGCGGCTACCCCGAGGCCAGCGTGCTGTGGCAGGACGGCCGCGGCGCCAACCTGACGGCCAACGTCACCACGTCGCAGGTGGCCAACGAGGAGGGGCTGTTCGAGGTGCGCAGCGTCCTGCGCGTGCTGGTGGAGCCCAGCGTCACCTACTCGTGCCTGGTGCTGAACGCGGTGCTGCGGCAGCAGGGACACGCCTCGGTCACCATCACGG GCCAGCCCCTGGCATTCCCGGCGGTGGCCCTGTGGGTGACAGTGGCCCTGGCCGTGTGCGTGGTGGTGCTGCTCGGCGTCCTGGCCTTCGTGTGCCACCAGAAGATCCGGGAGAGCTGCCGGGAGGATGAGGAGCGCGCAG ctctgcagctgctggaaacCACGGAGAGCAGAGAGG GTCGGGAGCAGGAGATCGATTGA
- the CD276 gene encoding CD276 antigen isoform X3, with amino-acid sequence MLFPVLILSLGLAGAMEIQVPEEPVVALFGHDATLLCSFSPEANFSVAELSLIWQLTDTKRLVHGFSGGRDLLQDQGRGYANRTALFYDQLEQGNVSLLLRSVRIADEGSFTCFVRVRDYNSAAVTLQVAAPYSKPSVHLEPSKDLKPGDVAVVTCHASRGYPEASVLWQDGRGANLTANVTTSQVANEEGLFEVRSVLRVLVEPSVTYSCLVLNAVLRQQGHASVTITGQPLAFPAVALWVTVALAVCVVVLLGVLAFVCHQKIRESCREDEERAGPEERDEEGEEPKTALQLLETTESREGREQEID; translated from the exons GTGCCATGGAGATCCAGGTGCCCGAGGAGCCCGTGGTGGCCCTGTTCGGCCACGACgccaccctgctctgctccttctcGCCCGAGGCCAACTTCAGCGTGGCGGAGCTGAGCCTCATCTGGCAGCTGACGGACACCAAGCGCCTGGTGCACGGCTTCTCCGGCGGCCGCGACCTGCTGCAGGACCAGGGCCGCGGCTACGCCAACCGCACCGCGCTCTTCTACgaccagctggagcagggaaacgtgtccctgctgctgcgGAGCGTGCGGATCGCCGACGAGGGCAGCTTCACCTGCTTCGTGCGCGTCCGCGACTACAACAGCGCCGCGGTCACGCTGCAggtggcag ctccctaCTCCAAGCCCAGCGTGCACCTGGAGCCCAGCAAGGACCTGAAGCCGGGCGACGTGGCCGTGGTGACGTGCCACGCGTCCCGCGGCTACCCCGAGGCCAGCGTGCTGTGGCAGGACGGCCGCGGCGCCAACCTGACGGCCAACGTCACCACGTCGCAGGTGGCCAACGAGGAGGGGCTGTTCGAGGTGCGCAGCGTCCTGCGCGTGCTGGTGGAGCCCAGCGTCACCTACTCGTGCCTGGTGCTGAACGCGGTGCTGCGGCAGCAGGGACACGCCTCGGTCACCATCACGG GCCAGCCCCTGGCATTCCCGGCGGTGGCCCTGTGGGTGACAGTGGCCCTGGCCGTGTGCGTGGTGGTGCTGCTCGGCGTCCTGGCCTTCGTGTGCCACCAGAAGATCCGGGAGAGCTGCCGGGAGGATGAGGAGCGCGCAG GGCCAGAGGAGCGGGATGAGGAGGGGGAGGAGCCCAAGACAG ctctgcagctgctggaaacCACGGAGAGCAGAGAGG GTCGGGAGCAGGAGATCGATTGA
- the CD276 gene encoding CD276 antigen isoform X2: MLFPVLILSLGLAGAMEIQVPEEPVVALFGHDATLLCSFSPEANFSVAELSLIWQLTDTKRLVHGFSGGRDLLQDQGRGYANRTALFYDQLEQGNVSLLLRSVRIADEGSFTCFVRVRDYNSAAVTLQVAAPYSKPSVHLEPSKDLKPGDVAVVTCHASRGYPEASVLWQDGRGANLTANVTTSQVANEEGLFEVRSVLRVLVEPSVTYSCLVLNAVLRQQGHASVTITAPGIPGGGPVGDSGPGRVRGGAARRPGLRVPPEDPGELPGG, from the exons GTGCCATGGAGATCCAGGTGCCCGAGGAGCCCGTGGTGGCCCTGTTCGGCCACGACgccaccctgctctgctccttctcGCCCGAGGCCAACTTCAGCGTGGCGGAGCTGAGCCTCATCTGGCAGCTGACGGACACCAAGCGCCTGGTGCACGGCTTCTCCGGCGGCCGCGACCTGCTGCAGGACCAGGGCCGCGGCTACGCCAACCGCACCGCGCTCTTCTACgaccagctggagcagggaaacgtgtccctgctgctgcgGAGCGTGCGGATCGCCGACGAGGGCAGCTTCACCTGCTTCGTGCGCGTCCGCGACTACAACAGCGCCGCGGTCACGCTGCAggtggcag ctccctaCTCCAAGCCCAGCGTGCACCTGGAGCCCAGCAAGGACCTGAAGCCGGGCGACGTGGCCGTGGTGACGTGCCACGCGTCCCGCGGCTACCCCGAGGCCAGCGTGCTGTGGCAGGACGGCCGCGGCGCCAACCTGACGGCCAACGTCACCACGTCGCAGGTGGCCAACGAGGAGGGGCTGTTCGAGGTGCGCAGCGTCCTGCGCGTGCTGGTGGAGCCCAGCGTCACCTACTCGTGCCTGGTGCTGAACGCGGTGCTGCGGCAGCAGGGACACGCCTCGGTCACCATCACGG CCCCTGGCATTCCCGGCGGTGGCCCTGTGGGTGACAGTGGCCCTGGCCGTGTGCGTGGTGGTGCTGCTCGGCGTCCTGGCCTTCGTGTGCCACCAGAAGATCCGGGAGAGCTGCCGGGAGGATGA